A single Chlamydia suis DNA region contains:
- a CDS encoding prolipoprotein diacylglyceryl transferase, protein MIHWEQSRTLLSFPRVGLHLSWYGIFFSLGIFLSSFAGIRLATALCKDSALRKELRTSLENFALGALLVIIIGARVAYVLFYGGSFYFEHPLEIIKIWKGGLSSHGAIAALILWAAAFSRLHIRRLPMLSLTYICDLCGAAFGGAALSIRIGNFMNQEILGTPTSMPWGVIFSNDGNLIPRHPVQLYEGVGYLLLSCILYRLCYRGSIRLGSGYSAAGALIGVAGIRFCAEFFKTHQGAWLEEGSFFTIGQWLSIPMIFLGGAILWIASKKKAV, encoded by the coding sequence GTGATACATTGGGAACAGTCTAGGACTCTTTTGTCTTTCCCGCGAGTTGGGCTTCACTTATCATGGTATGGTATCTTTTTTTCTTTAGGCATTTTTTTATCCTCTTTTGCGGGGATTAGGCTGGCAACAGCGCTTTGCAAAGACTCTGCGCTACGCAAAGAACTTAGAACGAGTTTAGAAAATTTTGCTTTGGGAGCTCTTTTAGTTATTATCATCGGAGCTCGAGTTGCCTACGTCCTTTTCTATGGGGGAAGCTTTTATTTTGAGCATCCTTTGGAAATCATAAAAATATGGAAGGGTGGGCTTTCTAGTCACGGAGCTATTGCCGCTTTGATTCTTTGGGCTGCAGCGTTTTCTCGATTACATATACGTCGTTTACCTATGCTATCTTTGACTTATATTTGCGATCTTTGTGGAGCTGCATTTGGAGGGGCTGCTCTATCGATTCGCATAGGGAATTTTATGAATCAAGAGATTTTGGGGACCCCGACATCTATGCCCTGGGGAGTTATTTTCTCTAATGATGGAAATTTGATTCCCAGACATCCAGTTCAGTTGTATGAAGGGGTAGGCTATTTGTTGCTTTCTTGTATTTTGTACCGACTTTGCTATCGAGGTTCCATTCGTTTAGGTTCTGGATATAGTGCTGCTGGAGCTCTGATTGGGGTAGCCGGTATTCGCTTTTGTGCAGAGTTTTTCAAAACGCATCAGGGAGCGTGGCTTGAGGAAGGAAGTTTTTTTACCATAGGACAATGGTTATCTATTCCTATGATTTTTTTGGGAGGCGCTATTCTTTGGATTGCGAGCAAAAAGAAAGCCGTGTGA
- a CDS encoding CT253 family lipoprotein: protein MRRSWLLASFSLLSLTATTLSSCSVSTSGSYNARLYTKGSKARGVVAMLPVFYRTEKSAEMLPWNLQAEFSEEICKRLHSSDKLLLIKHHAPAGVAAQFFSPTPNISPELAAQLLPAEFVVATEILEQKTTEDILNPSISASVRVRVFDIRHNKISMIYQEILNANQPLASGSSDYYRYGWRSKNFDSTPMGLMHQRLFREIVARVEGYVCANYS, encoded by the coding sequence ATGCGAAGATCCTGGTTACTAGCTTCTTTCAGCCTTTTATCTTTGACTGCGACAACCCTTTCTAGTTGTTCTGTATCGACTTCTGGTAGTTATAATGCCAGGCTATATACCAAAGGAAGCAAGGCTAGAGGAGTTGTGGCCATGCTTCCTGTTTTTTATCGAACAGAAAAATCCGCAGAGATGCTTCCCTGGAATTTGCAGGCAGAATTTTCCGAAGAAATCTGTAAGCGTTTACACTCATCTGATAAACTGCTTTTAATCAAACACCACGCTCCAGCCGGTGTTGCTGCACAGTTTTTCTCTCCTACTCCTAACATCTCTCCCGAATTGGCTGCTCAGTTATTACCTGCAGAGTTTGTGGTTGCTACAGAAATTTTGGAACAAAAAACAACAGAAGATATTTTAAACCCTTCTATCTCAGCCTCTGTTCGTGTGCGAGTTTTTGACATTCGTCACAATAAAATTTCTATGATATACCAAGAAATTTTGAACGCAAATCAACCTCTCGCTTCCGGTAGCAGCGACTACTATCGTTACGGCTGGCGCTCTAAAAATTTCGATTCAACCCCCATGGGACTCATGCATCAGAGATTGTTTAGAGAGATCGTGGCTCGAGTAGAGGGATATGTCTGCGCAAATTACTCTTAA
- a CDS encoding CPBP family intramembrane glutamic endopeptidase gives MASLGLLLVFAGISAFLSKGLFVWPNPEKHRALPFVLVCMGAALFLLPALFPTETLFSSTSVSQVSFHGVFVFSAFLFFLLGLPLPITKSILYAGSSSSTTSWLSATKSGVRMWVVTVTATQILARSLQWILPLILPSRLFQEQVITEEVREHLSQDPKFLYICCIAVLIPIAEEIFFRGILQNFFKNALSRHKAIVASSLIFAVTHTEASLGSLIFVPTLFVFSLCAGSIYEKTRHIAAPITLHILFNSCQLILLSL, from the coding sequence ATGGCAAGTTTAGGACTTTTGCTTGTTTTTGCAGGAATCTCGGCCTTTCTATCGAAAGGTCTTTTTGTATGGCCTAACCCTGAAAAACATCGCGCTTTGCCGTTCGTCCTGGTATGCATGGGAGCAGCATTGTTTCTTTTGCCGGCGCTATTTCCGACCGAAACCCTCTTCTCCTCCACATCCGTATCACAAGTCTCTTTTCACGGCGTTTTTGTTTTCAGCGCTTTTCTTTTTTTCCTATTAGGACTGCCTCTCCCTATTACAAAGTCTATTTTGTATGCAGGGAGCTCTTCCAGCACGACTTCCTGGTTATCTGCTACAAAATCCGGCGTGCGCATGTGGGTTGTTACGGTTACAGCAACCCAAATATTAGCGCGATCATTACAATGGATCCTCCCTCTTATTCTACCAAGTCGCCTTTTTCAAGAGCAGGTCATTACAGAAGAAGTTCGAGAACATCTCTCGCAGGATCCAAAATTTTTGTATATTTGCTGTATAGCCGTGCTCATTCCTATTGCAGAAGAAATCTTTTTCAGAGGAATACTCCAAAACTTTTTTAAGAACGCGCTTTCCAGACACAAAGCAATCGTGGCGAGTTCTCTTATTTTTGCGGTTACGCACACAGAAGCTTCTTTGGGAAGTTTGATTTTTGTTCCGACATTGTTCGTTTTTTCGCTATGCGCAGGCTCTATTTACGAGAAAACACGGCATATAGCCGCCCCCATCACCTTACACATCCTCTTCAATAGCTGCCAACTAATCCTGCTGTCGTTATAA
- a CDS encoding MazG nucleotide pyrophosphohydrolase domain-containing protein, which produces MEEQYILQLAAVSRAMALQGVCPWTSLQNIDSMLRHIAGECQELADAVQENKASSEIASEAGDVLTLVLTLCFLLEREGKLKADEVFTEAIAKLRRRSPHVFDPHNKISLEEAEEYWSRMKEQEKIS; this is translated from the coding sequence ATGGAAGAACAGTATATTTTACAGCTTGCAGCAGTTTCGCGAGCAATGGCGTTGCAAGGAGTTTGTCCTTGGACTAGCTTGCAAAATATTGATTCTATGCTACGTCACATAGCAGGAGAGTGTCAGGAGTTGGCAGATGCTGTTCAAGAAAATAAGGCCTCATCTGAGATTGCTTCGGAAGCTGGAGATGTTCTTACTTTGGTATTAACTTTGTGTTTCTTATTGGAAAGAGAAGGCAAACTTAAGGCCGACGAAGTTTTTACTGAAGCAATAGCAAAACTGCGTCGTCGATCTCCGCATGTTTTTGATCCTCATAACAAAATTTCTTTAGAAGAGGCTGAGGAATATTGGTCTCGAATGAAAGAGCAAGAGAAAATTTCTTAA
- a CDS encoding hemolysin family protein, whose amino-acid sequence MFSSVIIVLTAVFVLCSGFISLSHIALFSLPSSLIVHYSHSKNKRLRQIANLMAYPNHLLITLVFFDIGINIGVQNCIATLVGDSASFLFTVGIPLALTLILGEIIPKVIAIPYNARIARLVTPIIFVSTKSFRPIFDWAISGINFIVQKMLIHQESDFIQPQELKEVLRSCKDFGVVNHEESRLLFGYLSMEEGSIKERMKPKQEIVFYDVLSPIENLYRLFSGQRYSRILVCRDGLQNLLGVCSAKSLILHKEKIQSADDLLPLLRKPHYIPETVSAKTALYHLAKEDSGLGIIIDEYGSIEGLVTQNDLFEIVSKEVAHNRPVSKQFAHSDKNVVVAAGTYELSDFYDLFGVDLPTTSNCVTIGGWLTEQLGEIPETGTKLTWGQFVFQVLDAAPNCVKRVYIRKTHGN is encoded by the coding sequence ATGTTCTCTTCAGTGATTATTGTTTTAACTGCTGTCTTCGTCTTGTGCTCGGGGTTTATTTCTTTATCACACATAGCTCTATTCTCGCTTCCTTCGTCTCTTATAGTCCACTACAGTCACTCAAAAAACAAGCGGCTTAGACAAATTGCCAACCTTATGGCTTACCCTAATCATTTGTTGATTACTTTAGTTTTTTTCGATATCGGGATCAATATTGGGGTACAAAACTGCATAGCCACACTAGTTGGAGACTCAGCATCTTTTCTATTTACCGTAGGAATCCCTCTTGCTTTAACGCTGATTTTGGGAGAAATCATCCCTAAAGTCATAGCAATCCCTTACAACGCTCGAATTGCGCGTTTGGTAACCCCCATCATCTTTGTCTCAACGAAAAGTTTTCGTCCTATTTTTGATTGGGCTATTTCTGGCATTAATTTTATTGTTCAAAAAATGTTAATCCATCAAGAGAGCGATTTCATTCAGCCTCAAGAATTAAAAGAAGTTCTACGCAGCTGCAAAGACTTCGGAGTCGTGAATCATGAGGAAAGCCGATTGCTGTTTGGCTATCTTTCGATGGAAGAAGGAAGTATTAAAGAAAGAATGAAGCCTAAACAAGAAATTGTTTTTTACGATGTTCTTTCTCCTATTGAAAATTTGTATCGATTATTTTCTGGACAACGCTATTCCAGAATTCTAGTCTGTAGAGATGGTCTACAAAATCTTTTAGGTGTTTGTTCTGCAAAATCTTTGATTCTCCATAAAGAAAAAATTCAATCCGCTGACGACCTTCTTCCTCTTCTTCGGAAACCCCATTACATTCCTGAAACAGTATCTGCTAAAACTGCTTTATATCACCTAGCTAAAGAAGATAGCGGCCTAGGCATCATCATTGATGAATATGGATCTATAGAGGGATTGGTTACCCAAAACGATCTATTTGAGATTGTTTCTAAAGAAGTTGCTCATAACCGTCCCGTTTCTAAACAATTTGCTCACTCAGACAAAAATGTAGTTGTCGCAGCAGGAACTTATGAGCTTTCTGATTTTTATGATCTGTTTGGTGTAGATCTTCCTACAACTTCAAATTGCGTTACAATCGGTGGGTGGCTTACCGAACAATTAGGAGAGATTCCAGAAACTGGAACCAAACTAACCTGGGGACAATTCGTATTTCAAGTACTAGACGCCGCTCCTAATTGTGTAAAGCGGGTGTATATAAGGAAAACCCATGGAAACTAA
- a CDS encoding CNNM domain-containing protein has protein sequence METNSFFFWLGVNLFCIFIQGFFSMMEMACVSFNRVRLQYYLTKSNKKASYINFLIRRPYRLFGTVMLGVNIALQIGSESSRRCYSLLGIPPEYAPATQIFLVVIFAELLPLAISRKIPEKIALKGAPILYCAHYLFYPLIQCVGGITNMIYFMLNIKEETLQSTLSRDELQKTLETHHEEQDFNVIATNIFSLSVTSVEQVCQYLDQIPMLSAKASVEDFCQLVRRHRLDFVPVYHKVKKNIVGIAFPKNLINRNPSDPVVPYLNSPWFVTAKSKLIHVIPEFRKNSSNVAIVLNDQGEPMGALGLHSVFKTLFNTRNIAQLKAKPTSLIERTFSGNTPLHEIENDLNISFSDSECKTIAQLMLKLLDTPPEVGSSIIINGLLLEVKEISLSSIKTLSIKDTLQ, from the coding sequence ATGGAAACTAACTCTTTTTTCTTCTGGCTAGGAGTTAACCTCTTTTGTATTTTTATCCAGGGGTTCTTTTCTATGATGGAAATGGCGTGCGTATCTTTTAATCGCGTACGCTTGCAATATTATCTTACCAAAAGCAATAAAAAGGCTTCTTATATCAATTTCCTGATTAGACGCCCCTATCGCCTATTTGGGACCGTTATGTTAGGAGTAAATATTGCTCTACAAATTGGTTCTGAGTCATCTAGAAGATGTTACAGCCTCTTAGGCATCCCTCCTGAATATGCTCCTGCAACCCAGATCTTTTTAGTTGTTATCTTCGCAGAACTACTTCCTTTGGCTATTTCTCGAAAAATTCCAGAAAAAATAGCCCTGAAAGGAGCTCCTATTCTTTATTGCGCGCACTATCTTTTTTACCCACTTATTCAATGTGTTGGCGGCATCACTAACATGATTTATTTCATGTTAAATATTAAAGAAGAAACCCTTCAATCAACGCTTAGCCGAGATGAGCTCCAAAAAACATTAGAAACACATCATGAGGAACAAGATTTCAATGTTATTGCGACAAATATCTTCTCCTTAAGCGTAACTTCTGTAGAGCAAGTGTGTCAATATTTAGACCAAATCCCCATGCTATCAGCAAAAGCTTCCGTAGAAGACTTTTGCCAATTAGTACGTCGCCACAGGCTAGACTTTGTTCCTGTTTACCACAAAGTTAAAAAAAATATCGTAGGGATTGCTTTTCCGAAAAACCTTATCAATCGGAATCCTTCGGATCCTGTTGTTCCTTATCTGAACTCCCCATGGTTTGTGACAGCAAAGTCTAAACTTATTCATGTTATTCCAGAATTTCGTAAAAACAGCTCAAACGTAGCTATCGTTTTAAATGACCAAGGAGAACCTATGGGGGCCTTGGGATTGCATTCCGTATTCAAAACACTGTTCAATACCAGAAATATTGCTCAATTAAAGGCTAAGCCAACTTCCTTGATTGAGCGTACTTTTTCCGGAAACACTCCGTTACATGAAATAGAAAACGACCTCAATATTTCTTTTTCAGATAGCGAGTGTAAAACTATTGCCCAACTTATGTTAAAGCTTCTCGACACGCCTCCGGAGGTGGGATCTTCTATCATTATCAATGGCTTGCTATTAGAGGTGAAAGAGATTTCCTTATCCAGCATCAAAACTCTTTCCATTAAAGACACTTTACAATGA
- a CDS encoding cysteine desulfurase family protein: protein MAIYLDTNAMAFLDPGILMFLHSLFVEEGGFGNPSSIHGFGKKTKQLIKETSLLIEKALGFDRCRVIYTAGATESLNLAIQNIPAGSHVITSSMEHPAVIEPLKKASLSVTYLDPIPKKCVISLEQIKEAVREDTSAIVLGWVNSEIGSRIDLEAIAAFAKERRLMLIVDATAIVGKEVIRVPEGVSMLAFSGHKIHALSGIGVLLIAPQMKLSPMLLGGGQQGGSRSGTEHIHGIASLQYVFKKILADQLSISQTMRSYRDTFESRIREALPDCVVICQEDSRVSNLSAIAFPGLEGEVLQIALDLEGVACGFGSACSSGTTSVFKSLTAMKVPREISLATLRFSFSHLLSEEDVSVAAQKVIQVVQHLQQYA, encoded by the coding sequence ATGGCGATATATTTAGATACGAATGCCATGGCTTTTTTAGATCCAGGCATCTTGATGTTTTTACATTCTCTATTTGTAGAAGAGGGCGGTTTCGGGAACCCCTCTAGCATTCACGGTTTTGGGAAAAAAACAAAACAATTGATTAAAGAGACCTCGTTGTTGATAGAAAAAGCCTTAGGTTTTGATCGGTGTCGAGTAATTTACACTGCTGGAGCAACAGAAAGTCTTAATTTAGCTATTCAAAATATTCCTGCAGGAAGCCACGTTATTACGTCTAGCATGGAACATCCTGCGGTTATCGAACCTTTAAAAAAAGCAAGTCTTTCCGTTACTTATTTAGATCCTATTCCAAAGAAATGTGTTATTTCTTTAGAACAGATTAAGGAGGCTGTGCGGGAGGATACCTCGGCCATTGTTTTAGGATGGGTGAATAGTGAGATTGGCTCAAGGATTGATCTTGAGGCTATTGCTGCATTTGCTAAAGAACGACGATTGATGCTTATAGTCGATGCAACAGCTATTGTGGGGAAAGAGGTGATTCGCGTCCCAGAGGGAGTCTCCATGTTAGCTTTTTCGGGCCACAAGATTCATGCTCTGTCTGGGATAGGTGTGCTTCTTATTGCTCCTCAAATGAAACTATCTCCGATGCTTTTAGGAGGTGGGCAACAAGGAGGAAGTCGTTCTGGGACGGAGCATATCCACGGAATCGCTTCCTTACAGTATGTTTTCAAAAAAATATTGGCGGATCAATTAAGCATCTCTCAGACTATGCGCTCCTATCGAGATACTTTTGAATCGCGTATACGAGAAGCTCTTCCAGATTGCGTAGTGATTTGTCAAGAAGACTCTAGGGTTAGCAATCTTTCTGCGATAGCTTTTCCTGGGTTGGAAGGCGAGGTCTTACAGATAGCTTTAGATCTTGAAGGCGTTGCTTGCGGGTTCGGTTCCGCATGTTCTTCAGGGACGACTTCGGTTTTTAAATCTTTGACAGCGATGAAGGTCCCGCGAGAGATCTCATTAGCAACGCTAAGATTTTCTTTTAGCCATTTGCTTTCAGAAGAGGACGTCTCGGTTGCGGCTCAAAAAGTGATTCAGGTTGTACAGCATTTACAGCAGTACGCCTAA
- a CDS encoding PP2C family protein-serine/threonine phosphatase, which translates to MTVAEFEYFGLSDIGLVRNNNEDFWQVNRDSQIIAIADGMGGRRAGEVASYEAVCNLMELVDLRKMDLARFEDEQYKESIKTILSEVNLSIYRQGLLNEQFKGMGTTLSGMQFRRGKAWLFHVGDCRVYRLRNKILERLTEDHSLANHLAARYGLPKQSMNRYPGRHVLTNVLGSRPHVSPDIREIFYEKEDLFVFCSDGLTSMVSDHDMLEVLTQTTTLEEGGNILISLANSRGGKDNATVVLVRMR; encoded by the coding sequence ATGACTGTTGCGGAATTTGAATATTTTGGGTTAAGCGACATTGGTTTAGTCAGGAATAATAACGAAGATTTTTGGCAGGTGAATCGTGATTCCCAAATTATTGCCATCGCAGATGGAATGGGAGGGCGTCGTGCTGGAGAGGTAGCTTCTTATGAAGCTGTTTGCAATCTTATGGAACTCGTAGATCTGCGCAAAATGGATTTGGCGCGTTTCGAAGACGAACAGTATAAAGAATCTATAAAAACTATTTTATCAGAAGTAAATTTATCGATCTATCGTCAGGGATTGTTGAACGAACAATTTAAAGGAATGGGAACAACTTTGAGCGGTATGCAATTCCGTAGAGGGAAGGCTTGGCTATTTCATGTGGGGGATTGTCGTGTCTATAGATTGCGAAATAAGATCTTAGAAAGATTAACAGAAGATCACTCTCTTGCAAATCACTTGGCTGCTCGATATGGGCTTCCAAAACAAAGTATGAATAGGTATCCTGGGCGGCACGTTCTGACAAACGTTTTGGGAAGTCGTCCTCATGTGTCTCCGGATATTCGAGAGATATTTTATGAGAAAGAGGATCTGTTTGTTTTCTGTTCTGATGGATTAACTAGCATGGTTTCTGATCATGACATGCTAGAGGTATTAACGCAAACAACCACCCTAGAAGAGGGCGGGAATATTCTTATTTCTCTAGCCAATAGTCGGGGCGGTAAAGATAATGCTACTGTTGTACTTGTTCGGATGCGTTAA
- a CDS encoding YbjN domain-containing protein translates to MTTWTLNQNNLTKFLTHAQLEPSLERESGLIYITVPAGEHELPLFFVIRNEGEVLQLVCYFPYQIQQGQRDATARLLHLVNRDIDIPGFGMDEEQNIIFYRLVIPCLKGEINEDLLRVYIDTIKLICDSFFHAIGLISTGNMDLDELKKQASSENNHPH, encoded by the coding sequence ATGACGACGTGGACTTTAAATCAAAATAACCTCACAAAATTTCTAACCCATGCTCAGCTAGAACCCTCTTTGGAACGGGAAAGCGGTTTAATTTACATTACAGTTCCTGCTGGAGAGCATGAACTTCCTCTTTTTTTCGTCATTCGTAACGAAGGAGAAGTCCTACAGCTTGTTTGTTATTTCCCATATCAAATACAACAGGGCCAACGAGATGCTACAGCAAGACTTTTACACCTTGTTAACAGAGACATTGACATTCCAGGATTTGGAATGGATGAAGAACAGAACATTATTTTCTATCGTCTTGTCATTCCTTGCCTAAAGGGAGAAATCAACGAAGATTTACTACGGGTGTACATTGATACAATCAAATTGATTTGTGATAGCTTCTTCCATGCCATAGGGTTGATCTCGACAGGCAACATGGATCTCGATGAATTAAAAAAGCAAGCAAGCTCGGAAAATAACCACCCTCATTAA
- a CDS encoding putative quorum-sensing-regulated virulence factor, producing the protein MPDLIFYDTETTGTQIDKDRIVEIAAYNGTTGASFQTLVNPEIPIPAEATKIHGITTAEVADAPKFPEAYRQFSEFCGTDNILVAHNNNSFDYPLLLRECHRHGLPEPKLRTIDSLKWAKKYRTDLPQHSLQYLRQVYGFEENQAHRALDDVITLHRVFSALVGDLSPDQIYDLLNETCHPRIFKMPFGKYKGKPLSEVPSSYIAWLQKGDYLLQPENKEIKAAIEAYQQLK; encoded by the coding sequence GTGCCGGATTTAATTTTTTATGACACAGAAACAACTGGTACGCAGATCGATAAAGATCGCATAGTGGAAATAGCTGCGTACAATGGGACCACAGGAGCTTCTTTTCAAACCTTGGTAAACCCTGAAATCCCTATTCCCGCCGAAGCAACTAAGATTCACGGAATCACAACTGCAGAAGTTGCCGATGCCCCAAAGTTTCCGGAAGCCTACAGACAATTCAGCGAATTTTGCGGCACAGACAATATTCTTGTCGCTCATAATAACAATTCCTTTGACTATCCTTTGCTACTTCGAGAATGTCATAGACATGGATTGCCCGAACCCAAGCTCCGTACTATCGACTCTCTAAAGTGGGCAAAGAAGTATCGAACTGATTTGCCTCAGCATAGTCTGCAATACCTTCGTCAGGTCTATGGATTTGAAGAAAATCAAGCACACAGAGCTTTGGATGATGTTATCACGCTTCATAGAGTGTTTTCAGCTTTGGTCGGAGATCTATCCCCAGATCAAATTTATGATTTGCTGAACGAAACTTGTCATCCGCGAATCTTTAAAATGCCGTTTGGTAAATACAAGGGCAAGCCTCTTTCTGAAGTCCCCTCAAGTTACATTGCTTGGTTACAAAAAGGAGATTACTTATTACAACCAGAAAATAAAGAAATTAAAGCAGCGATCGAGGCTTACCAACAGCTCAAATGA
- a CDS encoding 1,4-dihydroxy-6-naphthoate synthase, translating into MTFSAAFSPCPNDIFLFRSFLEKHEGFPSLRQIMIADIASLNFYALEARFPLIKISASLYPKVADAYHVLNVGTTLGYKIGPLILSKEPDKKLTTLATPGATTTAHALCRLFYPQIELVPMRYQEIIPAILTNRVDGGAVIHEERFSFPKELCIIEDLGQLWEKTWRLPLPLGCIVISKELSTDDSYLLSNALQKSLKRSLTESSLAIQKASEYSRDKSSDTIQRFVDTYVTKETFHLSSIGQQALSTLWTACRNA; encoded by the coding sequence ATGACTTTTTCCGCAGCCTTCTCTCCTTGTCCCAACGATATTTTCTTGTTTAGGTCTTTCTTAGAAAAGCATGAAGGGTTTCCTTCTTTGCGCCAAATTATGATTGCAGACATCGCTTCTTTAAATTTTTATGCCCTAGAAGCTCGCTTTCCTTTAATTAAAATTTCTGCAAGCTTGTATCCTAAGGTCGCAGACGCGTACCATGTTTTGAATGTTGGCACAACTTTAGGATACAAGATAGGCCCTTTAATTCTTTCGAAAGAACCAGATAAAAAATTAACAACTCTTGCTACTCCCGGAGCCACAACAACAGCGCATGCTCTTTGTCGTCTATTCTATCCGCAAATAGAATTGGTCCCGATGAGGTATCAAGAAATCATTCCCGCCATCCTTACCAATCGGGTGGACGGTGGAGCAGTGATTCATGAAGAGCGTTTTTCTTTTCCAAAGGAATTGTGCATTATCGAAGACCTTGGGCAACTTTGGGAAAAAACTTGGCGCCTTCCATTGCCTTTAGGCTGTATTGTTATTTCTAAAGAGCTTTCTACTGATGACTCTTATCTATTGAGCAATGCCCTTCAAAAATCTTTAAAAAGATCTTTAACAGAGAGCTCTTTGGCTATTCAAAAAGCTTCTGAATATTCTCGAGACAAAAGCTCCGATACGATTCAACGTTTTGTTGATACGTATGTAACCAAGGAAACCTTTCACCTCTCCTCTATTGGGCAACAAGCACTTTCCACCTTATGGACGGCTTGTCGTAATGCTTAA